In the Topomyia yanbarensis strain Yona2022 chromosome 3, ASM3024719v1, whole genome shotgun sequence genome, one interval contains:
- the LOC131694170 gene encoding low-density lipoprotein receptor-related protein 6 — MAYGPKISRLSRPTVMRLPTVGANGRQWILILWLMLTGVGLLQNGLCSASSFSNQLLYTTYIDIRLANVTIQQNTTCSVEILVKDLNEASAMDFYYERGLVCFTEHNSETIQCAQLRGAGGLLQAVNKTTVITNGLDKPEGLAIDWYTDKLYWTDGETNRIEVATLNGKFQKVLIWSDLDQPRAIALVPARRIMIWTDWGESPKIERASMDGDPQSRVILVQDRIFWPNGLAVDLDNELIYWVDGNLHFLDVMNLDGTNRRTLVNNLDYPYSLTFAPNFLFWTDWQDGTLHYYNIAGEKHEEILDSPVVPITVHAWDSRLQPAADNPCRRNNGNCSHLCLLSTNMAGYSCTCPTGVKLLTKTQCADGPQDMLFVVQRTQVSRISLDSPDYTSIQLQLGKVRYAIAIDYDPVDNYIYWSDEGSNAIKKVRPDGTGMVEVVNTEIQSPDGLAVDWLARNLYWTDTGTDRIQVCRLDGSFRRVLIYENLEEPRAIALAPTLGWMFWSDWSEKDPKIERSSLDGTERVLIVQQNLGWPNGIALDVEARKIYWCDAKLDRIEVANMDGSGRNIILSDNLPHAFGLSLLGDFLYWTDWQRRSIDRANKLNGNDRTVIVEAFPDLMGLKVAKLHENKGTNPCVAKNGGCSQLCLNRPKDYVCRCQIDYELDRDNRTCFIPSAFLLFSRHDTGSIGRISIDSHNHTDYAPFRSVIDAHYLDVDIADRRIYWASQKQKHISRAYINGSNVEKIVESGLIQPEGIAVDWLAHNIYWTDSDARRIEVARLDGSSRRILIWKGIEEPRNLILEPRRGLMYWAEWPSDSIRRAVMDGSELKTIISGANLATGLTLDPESRRLYWASQSSPSAIESADWDGNKRKVLATADSDNPFVPHAVTLYKDFVYWSDWNSGEIERANKTTGENRTIVHDNLKYTNSLLAFHPNRQSGSNQCRTNNGGCTHLCLALGQRKMTCACPTHYMLNANRVSCSPPKNYIIFSQRNSFGRFMPNTTDSPDVPLPVTGKNIRAVEYDVLTRYVYWIDGRGPIIRRAFDNGTIAKVFIDPASSPFDMVIDPIGRLLFWSCSHTNTINITTLDGDIDRIGNVDIGNSEKPRSLALHPTKRLLFWTDVGPAQSIVRAKLDGSQRKELVSKLEGITALALDPQMNRLFYAHGKRIDTVDIEGREIKTLVSEHISLVSSIAALNGYIYWLDERPGMERVSVQGESRRTEIQKIPHITDIVAVWTPEGRALRNHTCHSARAKCSHICIGSPDDARTDDICACPQGLMLMKDRRSCGALPVCGPDHFTCAVTFPSNGLDGDNNKDCIPVSWRCDGQKDCPDRSDELDCPACRADQFKCQSGECIEKHFVCDGTTQCLDGYDEAVCCKNPEDFQCPTSKVCISYHNVCDGDEHCANGEDEAPELCTEYNNRRMAPSGSKITMLIVVVIAVAIVFIVVYLLQTCRSRFGAGSSEPKEDQAAAPLSPGGINKNIRVSKLSSVADAVRMSTLNSRNSTNSYDRNHITGASSSTTNGSSLIGYPLNPPPSPATTAGSARYSSSYNPYKHYKIINQPPPPTPCSTDVCDESDSNYTCKSGRSRDRIGMAGGSLGGGGTSSSSGRGGVKYKNHNSDRYDSEPYPPPPTPRSHYHSDVGGMLPESCPPSPSSRSSTYFSPLPPPPSPVPSPSRGYS; from the exons GTTCGGCCAGCAGCTTCTCGAACCAGCTGCTCTACACCACATACATCGACATCCGGCTGGCGAATGTCACCATTCAGCAGAACACAACCTGCTCGGTGGAGATCCTGGTTAAGGATTTGAACGAGGCGTCCGCCATGGACTTCTACTACGAGCGGGGGCTGGTTTGCTTCACCGAGCACAACTCGGAAACGATCCAGTGCGCCCAGCTGAGGGGGGCAGGCGGTTTACTGCAAGCCGTCAACAAAACCACTGTGATAACCAACGGGTTGGATAAACCCGAAGGCCTAGCGATAGATTGGTATACCGATAAGCTTTACTGGACCGACGGCGAGACCAATCGGATCGAGGTCGCCACGCTGAACGGTAAGTTCCAGAAGGTGCTGATCTGGAGTGATCTGGATCAGCCACGTGCCATAGCTCTAGTACCTGCCAGACGCATCATGATCTGGACCGATTGGGGCGAAAGTCCAAAGATAGAACGCGCCAGCATGGACGGGGATCCCCAGTCGAGGGTGATCCTAGTACAAGATCGGATATTCTGGCCCAATGGGCTTGCGGTCGATCTAGATAATGAACTGATCTATTGGGTCGATGGGAATCTTCACTTCCTGGACGTTATGAACCTGGACGGTACTAATCGAAGAACGTTAGTTAACAACCTAGACTACCCGTACAGCCTTACGTTTGCCCCTAACTTTCTCTTCTGGACCGACTGGCAAGACGGAACGCTACACTATTATAACATTGCCGGTGAAAAGCACGAAGAAATTCTCGACAGTCCGGTAGTGCCAATCACTGTTCATGCGTGGGACTCCCGTCTTCAACCAGCGGCAGATAATCCCTGTCGACGAAATAACGGCAATTGTTCACATCTGTGCCTACTGTCCACGAATATGGCTGGCTACAGCTGTACCTGTCCTACGGGAGTCAAGCTCCTAACAAAAACACAATGCGCCGACGGTCCCCAAGATATGCTATTCGTTGTTCAGCGAACCCAAGTGAGTCGAATATCGTTGGATTCCCCAGACTACACCAGCATTCAGCTACAGCTTGGGAAGGTTCGATACGCGATTGCGATTGACTACGATCCGGTAGACAACTACATCTACTGGTCCGATGAGGGTTCCAATGCGATCAAGAAGGTCCGTCCGGATGGTACCGGTATGGTCGAGGTGGTCAACACCGAGATCCAAAGCCCAGATGGTTTAGCGGTGGATTGGTTGGCACGGAATCTATACTGGACAGATACGGGGACGGATCGGATACAGGTTTGCCGATTGGATGGATCCTTTCGACGTGTTTTGATCTATGAGAATCTGGAGGAACCGAGAGCGATCGCTTTGGCACCCACGCTCGGCTGGATGTTTTGGAGCGATTGGAGTGAGAAGGATCCAAAAATCGAACGATCTTCACTGGATGGAACGGAGCGGGTGCTGATCGTGCAGCAAAATTTGGGGTGGCCCAATGGAATTGCGCTGGATGTGGAGGCTCGGAAGATCTATTGGTGTGATGCAAAGTTGGATCGAATCGAGGTTGCAAACATGGATGGTTCTGGAAGGAATATTATCCTTTCGGATAATTTGCCACATGCTTTCGGATTGAGTCTGCTGGGAGACTTTCTGTACTGGACCGATTGGCAGAGGAGATCTATCGATCGAGCTAATAAGTTGAATGGCAATGATCGAACGGTGATCGTTGAGGCATTTCCAGATTTAATGGGGCTTAAGGTTGCAAAGTTACACGAGAACAAGGGCACGAATCCATGTGTGGCCAAAAATGGCGGCTGTTCGCAGCTATGTCTCAATCGGCCTAAAGACTACGTTTGTCGTTGTCAGATAGACTACGAGCTGGATCGAGATAACCGAACTTGTTTCATTCCGTCAGCTTTCTTACTATTTTCGAGACATGACACTGGGAGTATCGGAAGGATTTCCATCGATAGTCACAACCACACCGACTATGCTCCATTTCGAAGTGTGATAGACGCGCACTACTTGGACGTAGACATAGCCGATCGCAGAATCTATTGGGCGAGTCAAAAACAGAAGCACATTTCGCGGGCCTACATAAACGGATCCAATGTGGAAAAAATCGTTGAATCTGGACTGATTCAACCTGAAGGAATTGCTGTCGATTGGTTAGCTCACAATATATACTGGACAGATTCGGACGCCCGTAGAATTGAGGTTGCCAGATTGGACGGTAGCAGTCGTAGAATCTTGATATGGAAAGGAATCGAAGAACCGAGAAATTTGATTTTAGAACCGCGCCGGGGCCTAATGTATTGGGCTGAATGGCCATCGGACTCCATCCGCAGAGCCGTAATGGATGGAAGTGAGCTGAAGACTATAATTTCCGGAGCAAATCTCGCAACAGGATTGACGCTAGATCCAGAGAGCCGCCGACTTTACTGGGCCAGCCAAAGCTCCCCGTCAGCCATCGAATCAGCCGACTGGGACGGTAACAAACGAAAGGTACTCGCAACAGCCGATAGCGATAACCCGTTCGTCCCGCATGCCGTCACCTTGTACAAAGATTTTGTCTACTGGAGCGATTGGAACAGCGGTGAAATCGAACGGGCGAACAAGACTACCGGTGAAAATCGAACTATCGTCCATGATAACCTCAAATATACGAACTCGCTGCTAGCTTTCCATCCGAACCGGCAGTCCGGCTCGAATCAATGCCGAACGAATAATGGAGGTTGTACTCATCTCTGTCTAGCGCTTGGTCAGCGGAAAATGACCTGCGCTTGTCCTACTCATTACATGCTGAATGCCAATCGAGTGTCGTGCAGTCCGCCGAAGAACTACATTATATTTAGTCAGCGAAATTCTTTCGGACGATTTATGCCAAACACCACTGATTCGCCGGATGTTCCACTTCCGGTTACTGGAAAAAATATCCGAGCTGTGGAGTATGATGTGCTGACGCGTTATGTATACTGG ATTGATGGTCGTGGACCGATCATCCGACGAGCGTTCGATAACGGAACTATAGCGAAGGTGTTTATCGATCCGGCCTCCTCTCCGTTCGACATGGTAATCGATCCGATAGGTAGACTACTTTTCTGGAGCTGTTCGCACACTAATACCATCAACATAACAAC ATTGGATGGTGATATCGATCGAATTGGAAACGTTGACATTGGCAATTCGGAAAAGCCCCGTAGTTTAGCACTCCATCCTACTAAGCGGTTGCTGTTTTGGACCGATGTTGGACCAGCGCAATCGATCGTGCGTGCCAAGTTGGACGGATCGCAACGGAAGGAGCTTGTTTCCAAGCTGGAAGGAATAACGGCTCTAGCTTTGGATCCGCAGATGAATCGATTGTTCTATGCGCATGGAAAGCGGATCGATACAGTAGATATCGAAGGGAGAGAAAT CAAAACTCTGGTATCGGAACACATCAGCCTGGTATCATCGATCGCCGCCCTAAACGGGTACATCTATTGGCTCGATGAACGACCGGGCATGGAACGTGTATCGGTTCAAGGGGAAAGCCGCCGTACGGAGATTCAGAAAATCCCTCACATCACCGACATTGTAGCCGTCTGGACCCCGGAGGGCCGGGCTCTGCGCAACCATACCTGTCATTCGGCGCGGGCTAAGTGCAGTCACATCTGCATCGGTTCACCGGACGATGCCAGGACGGACGATATCTGTGCCTGTCCGCAGGGTTTGATGCTAATGAAAGATCGACGCAGTTGCGGGGCGCTTCCAGTTTGTGGACCGGATCATTTCACCTGTGCCGTGACCTTCCCCAGTAATGGACTGGATGGGGACAATAATAAGGATTGTATTCCGGTATCGTGGCGTTGCGACGGTCAGAAGGATTGTCCGGATCGGTCAGATGAGCTGGATTGTCCGGCTTGTCGGGCGGATCAGTTCAAGTGCCAGTCGGGTGAGTGCATCGAGAAACACTTCGTTTGTGATGGGACGACGCAGTGCTTGGATGGATATGATGAGGCTGTTTGCTGTAAAAATCCAGAGGATTTCCAATGCCCGACAAGTAAGGTTTGTATTTCCTACCATAACGTATGCGATGGTGATGAGCACTGCGCTAACGGAGAGGACGAGGCACCGGAACTTTGTACGGAGTACAACAATAGGCGGATGGCCCCCAGTGGAAGCAAGATTACGATGTTGATCGTGGTGGTGATCGCGGTGGCCATCGTGTTCATAGTAGTTTATTTGTTACAAACCTGTAGATCTAGGTTTGGTGCAGGTTCCTCCGAACCCAAGGAGGATCAAGCAGCTGCCCCGTTGTCGCCCGGAGGAATTAACAAAAACATCCGAGTATCTAAACTTAGTTCGGTGGCTGACGCGGTACGCATGTCCACCTTGAACAGTCGCAACAGTACCAACAGTTACGATCGAAACCACATAACAGGGGCTTCCAGTTCCACCACCAACGGAAGCAGCCTCATTGGCTACCCGTTGAACCCTCCACCATCGCCAGCGACGACGGCTGGTTCGGCGAGGTACTCTTCCAGTTACAACCCGTACAAGCACTACAAAATCATCAACCAGCCGCCTCCACCGACGCCCTGTTCGACGGATGTGTGCGACGAAAGCGACTCCAATTACACGTGCAAGAGTGGCCGCAGTCGCGATCGGATCGGTATGGCCGGTGGAAGTCTAGGCGGTGGCGGCACCAGCAGTAGTAGCGGTCGCGGTGGTGTCAAATACAAAAACCACAACAGTGATCGGTACGATTCGGAACCGTATCCGCCACCTCCGACTCCACGATCGCACTACCACAGCGACGTCGGTGGAATGCTACCCGAAAGCTGCCCGCCTTCGCCGAGCTCACGAAGTTCGACGTACTTTTCGCCACTACCTCCGCCGCCCTCGCCGGTACCGTCGCCCTCAAGAGGATACTCATAG
- the LOC131692495 gene encoding putative helicase MOV-10 translates to MELSKNNFMQQRFNRQRHEIESFVVRIYRHNLIKDGGIIKRKLREKLFEEIKLRRITRIKMDELGWVLMNHDLITRNGRSQKDVQESQQQNNQFKFNMERLRELLEKHEQRSHDEFKAKKQVKEELSKEALLHNEKVLKEIHELIEAKCPLASIQHVTTVERLMKHNFEPSLRNCFVCRESFRFAEGYSQHFDSVHGMNFKIEATEDCFKTGQKFEVSHHYDALNPVTLFTIRNTYHTALHVECIYLYHTTKQLMPVNRDVWPITINPDDTYKFSITSGMFLVTGHNYTILMHFNRILEYVEQYHFRVSKEPVELKVQHDPIVLGKLAEYPPPPELAAVYKNNFQLVDTYLPKERKFCEQIQSYLQADKENRLNSSNYVQMLQIMNNIEDYNVQYELSRYDMSNVLLAYGGQKRFYSLQLNQFSIAPRSLVEGDYVELSYTRPNKSLKTVVGVISQICANKVLFETEEPLKNDIKWCMKFNPNRTPIRMEYQALEIIKRHELSSFFFPSRPAPKFSQFTREQFEWFNENIQSNEEQQTAVVNIINETARPAPYILFGPPGTGKTSTLVEAIAQIWKLKPDVFVLVTASSNFACNELTERLLRFIPKGDIFRFFSKHAERLMADMSYELIECSNLNTGSYRLPSKTELYNKRIVISTLTSAGKLVQAKIKPGHFGYVFIDECGSATEASALIPIAGVITTKETVSGSIVLSGDPLQLGPITRSEFAGEMGLKISMLERLMALDIYKKDPQSNVYNSSLITKLLNNYRSHEAILHFSNKMFYQNELKPNATSQNTDWALNWSELPSATLPIIFESTMGKLDREQNSTSYFNRKEIELVDFYLAKMLANRVNDRVVTQKDIGIVSPYKKQCIKLKQMCQRHGWNEIDVGSVEAFQGREKPVMILTTVRSGTSGVGFLSNVKRLNVALTRAKALMIVIGNPETLQQDPNWYEFIRYCYHQNAIRGVKFELDEERHAVCEVAAKDDYLVQIQQKLDTIIRDMSKIKM, encoded by the exons ATGGAACTTTCCAAGAATAATTTCATGCAGCAGCGGTTTAATC GACAAAGACATGAGATTGAATCGTTCGTGGTACGCATTTATCGACACAATCTGATCAAAGACGGTGGTATCATCAAGCGAAAGTTGCGAGAGAAATTGTTCGAGGAAATCAAGTTGCGTCGGATTACCCGCATCAAAATGGACGAATTAGGTTGGGTGTTGATGAATCATGATTTGATCACGCGTAACGGTCGGTCGCAAAAGGACGTCCAGGAGTCCCAGCAGCAGAATAATCAGTTCAAGTTTAACATGGAGCGACTAAGGGAgcttctggaaaaacatgaacaGCGAAGTCATGACG aatttaaagcaaaaaaacaGGTCAAGGAGGAGCTTTCGAAAGAGGCGTTACTTCACAACGAAAAAGTTCTGAAAGAGATCCATGAATTAATTGAAGCGAAGTGTCCGCTAGCCTCGATCCAACATGTGACAACGGTTGAACGATTGATGAAGCATAATTTTGAACCATCGTTACGCAACTGTTTCGTATGCCGCGAAAGTTTTCGATTTGCGGAAGGGTATTCCCAGCATTTTGATTCGGTCCATGGGATGAATTTTAAAATCGAGGCGACCGAGGATTGCTTTAAAACAGGACAGAAGTTCGAAGTTTCGCATCACTACGACGCACTGAACCCAGTAACGCTGTTTACAATTCGTAACACTTATCATACGGCTTTGCATGTAGAATGCATATATTTATATCACACTACTAAACAGTTAATGCCGGTAAACCGGGATGTTTGGCCAATCACCATCAATCCGGATGATACGTACAAATTCTCTATCACGAGCGGGATGTTTCTAGTGACCGGACATAATTACACTATTTTGATGCATTTCAATCGAATCCTAGAATATGTAGAACAGTACCATTTCCGAGTGTCGAAGGAACCGGTTGAACTGAAGGTCCAGCATGATCCAATCGTACTTGGCAAGCTAGCAGAATATCCTCCCCCGCCGGAGCTGGCTGCAGTTTATAAAAACAACTTTCAATTAGTGGATACATACTTGCCGAAGGAACGCAAATTTTGTGAACAAATCCA ATCCTATCTACAAGCCGATAAAGAAAACCGCCTTAACTCAAGTAACTACGTACAGATGTtacaaattatgaacaatatTGAAGACTACAACGTGCAATATGAGCTTTCCCGCTATGACATGAGCAACGTTTTGTTGGCATATGGAGGACAAAAACGATTCTACAGTCTACAA cTTAATCAGTTCAGCATTGCTCCCAGATCGCTCGTGGAAGGGGATTACGTAGAACTGTCTTACACACGACCCAATAAGTCGCTGAAAACAGTAGTTGGAGTTATTTCTCAAATTTGTGCTAATAAGGTGCTGTTCGAAACGGAGGAACCACTCAAGAACGACATAAAATGGTGCATGAAATTCAACCCAAACCGTACTCCCATTCGGATGGAATATCAAGCCCTGGAAATTATCAAACGGCACGAATTGAGTTCGTTTTTCTTTCCATCTAGACCAGCACCCAAATTTTCGCAGTTTACCAG ggaaCAATTTGAATGGTTCAACGAGAATATCCAATCCAACGAGGAGCAACAGACtgctgttgtaaacatcattaaCGAAACTGCTCGACCCGCTCCGTATATTTTGTTTGGTCCTCCTGGTACGGGTAAAACCTCGACGCTTGTTGAGGCGATTGCTCAAATTTGGAAGCTTAAACCGGACGTCTTTGTACTTGTGACAGCTTCCTCAAATTTCGCCTGCAATGAACTAACCGAACGGTTGCTACGTTTTATTCCTAAGGGTGATATTTTTAGATTCTTCTCTAAACACGCGGAGCGCTTGATGGCCGACATGAGCTACGAATTGATCGAGTGTTCCAATCTTAACACAGGATCATATAGACTACCTTCGAAGACAGAGTTGTACAATAAGCGAATTGTGATTAGTACTTTAACATCGGCTGGAAAATTAGTTCAGGCCAAAATTAAACCAGGACATTTTGGTTATGTATTCATTGATGAGTGCGGAAGTGCGACGGAGGCTTCTGCACTGATTCCAATCGCCGGTGTGATCACAACCAAAGAAACTGTTAGTGGTTCCATCGTTCTGTCGGGTGATCCTTTGCAGTTGGGTCCGATCACACGTTCAGAGTTTGCTGGCGAAATgggtttaaaaatttcaatgctGGAACGTCTTATGGCACTTGATATATACAAGAAAGACCCCCAATCGAACGTCTACAATTCTTCTTTAATTACTAAACTTTTGAACAATTATCGTTCTCATGAAGCTATACTTCACTTTTCGAACAAAATGTTCTACCAGAACGAACTGAAACCTAATGCGACATCCCAAAATACTGATTGGGCCTTGAATTGGTCAGAGCTACCGTCGGCCACGCTTCCTATCATTTTCGAGTCGACCATGGGTAAATTGGACCGTGAGCAAAACTCCACCAGCTACTTCAACCGAAAGGAGATCGAACTAGTTGATTTTTACTTGGCTAAAATGCTTGCCAACAGAGTAAATGATCGTGTCGTGACACAGAAGGACATCGGCATCGTTAGTCCGTACAAAAAGCAGTGCATAAAGTTGAAGCAGATGTGTCAACGGCACGGTTGGAACGAAATAGATGTTGGATCGGTGGAAGCATTTCAGGGTCGGGAGAAGCCTGTTATGATACTGACAACGGTGCGATCTGGAACGAGTGGGGTGGGCTTCTTAAGCAACGTTAAGCGTCTCAATGTTGCACTAACTAGGGCGAAGGCGCTTATGATTGTAATTGGCAATCCGGAAACACTGCAGCAGGACCCCAATTGGTACGAATTTATTCGCTATTGCTACCACCAGAACGCAATCCGTGGGGTGAAGTTCGAGCTTGACGAAGAGCGCCACGCGGTTTGTGAGGTCGCCGCTAAGGACGACTATTTAGTTCAGATTCAGCAGAAACTGGATACGATTATTAGGGATATGAGCAAAATTAAGATGTAA
- the LOC131692494 gene encoding zinc finger protein 239-like, with protein MNSDNLEQQDLKPEAIKIEENEAVEAALCVKSKHSETGTIYKETNVEINNTVFVSKSGRSHQCDICGREFSFSSELKRHRFIHTEEKPFHCKVCDLGFCKTTGLKKHMLGHDESRPYKCNFCSLKFLKPSHVSSHHRMKHRDESSSELNLGSYVCDARGKNFDQLVIRKHHLTNHSDEKLTHEKPYQCKACGKAFQKRNNLTQHEFIHTGEKPHRCEVCGKRFGLRTNLNAHMLIHTNETPHNCDVCGKGFNLRKYLTMHRLTHINEKPLKCEICEKRFHLPRKLSQHIQTHTGYKPYKCEMCSKEFYQRSSLAEHVRIHSVEKLHECEICGKRFRVRSYLTAHVRIHTNEWSHSCVVCGAGFHKRCNLEKHKQVHTAEKLL; from the exons ATGAACAGTGACAATCTGGAGCAACAAGATTTGAAACCCGAAGCG aTAAAGATAGAGGAAAACGAGGCAGTCGAAGCAGCATTATGCGTGAAATCTAAACATTCTGAAACAGGAACTATATATAAAGAAACAAACGTGGAAATAAACAATACAGTGTTTGTTTCAAAAAGCGGACGGTCTCATCAATGTGATATTTGCGGCAGAGAATTTTCTTTCAGTAGCGAACTCAAACGTCACAGATTCATACACACGGAAGAAAAACCATTCCACTGCAAAGTGTGTGACTTGGGATTCTGTAAGACTACAGGGCTTAAAAAGCATATGCTCGGTCATGACGAAAGTAGACCGTATAAATGTAATTTTTGCAgtctaaaatttctaaagcCTAGCCATGTCTCGAGTCATCACAGGATGAAGCATCGAGATGAAAGTTCGTCTGAATTGAATCTTGGTTCGTACGTTTGCGATGCTCGTGGCAAGAACTTTGACCAACTTGTGATTCGTAAACATCATCTAACTAACCATTCGGATGAGAAACTCACGCATGAAAAGCCTTACCAGTGTAAGGCATGCGGAAAAGCATTCCAGAAGCGCAATAATCTCACGCAACATGAGTTTATCCACACTGGCGAGAAACCCCACCGCTGCGAAGTATGTGGAAAGCGATTTGGTTTACGCACAAACCTTAATGCCCACATGCTAATTCATACAAACGAAACTCCACACAACTGTGATGTATGTGGGAAAGGATTCAATTTGCGCAAGTACCTCACTATGCACAGACTAACTCACATAAACGAGAAACCACTCAAATGTGAAATATGTGAAAAACGTTTCCACTTGCCCAGAAAACTTAGTCAACATATACAAACTCACACAGGCTACAAACCATACAAATGTGAAATGTGTAGTAAAGAATTTTACCAACGTAGCAGCCTTGCAGAACACGTACGGATACACTCGGTTGAAAAACTTCACGAATGTGAAATCTGCGGAAAAAGGTTTCGTGTGCGAAGTTACCTCACAGCTCACGTGCGAATTCACACGAATGAATGGTCTCATTCATGTGTCGTGTGTGGAGCAGGATTTCACAAACGTTGCAACCTCGAAAAGCACAAACAGGTACATACGGCAGAGAAGCTTCTCTAA